The DNA segment AGTTTTGGGGCTGCACCGGTTATCCACAATACAAGGGAACATCTCCGGTATGAGCCGTGCGACAAACGGCATCAGCCAGCCGCAGACTCCGGCGGCTGTGGACGCAATTTTGTCCAGACTTTCAGCCAACCGATGCGGATTGGCGCGGCAAAGGCGTAGTAGCAGAACACCACGGGCAAGGCCATCTCGCGGAAGACAAAAACCAGCAATAGTGCCAATAAGATTTTTAACAGCTTGGCTCGATTGCCACGCCCGCGCAAGAATTGATTGATGATGTGCGGATAGCGAATCCGCGAGATCATCAGGATGGCCACACACACCGTAATGAGGGGCAATAGCACCGCCAAGTGTGACAAAAAGTTGCTGGATGCCTGCTTTGTGCCGGCCAGGGCCGCTGGTCCGGTGATTACAACAGGACCGGTCAAGTGTTTCAAACCTTGAAGCCCGATCGGAAAGGCAGCGATTACTCCAGCGGCGGCCGGCGAGGGCAGTCCCTTAAAATAAGCGTGTGAGTCGGTCTCGTCGGTTTCGTTGTTGAATCGGGCTAGTCGCAGGATCGCACAAGTCATAAACATCACGGCGATCGACCATAACAGTCGTGGCGGATACTCAATCGGCAGTCGAGCGATACTGTCGATCAACCGATGATCGGGATGCATTAACCTGAGCATCAAGAAGGCGGGGGCGACGCCAAAGCTCACCACGTCGCAGAGGCTGTCTAAATGAGCCCCAAAATCGCTGGTCTGCTTGGTCAAGCGCGCTACGCTACCATCCAGGGCGTCGAACACCATGGCCATGAAAATCAACCCGGCAGATACAAACAGCAGTTCACCAGCCGATCGCGTGACGCCGGCGGTACTGGCCAGCAATTCGCCGCTGATATCTTCTGGTCCCACCATGGCAGCAAACGTAATGGCACCGAATCCGCACACCGCGTTGCCCAAGGTCAACAGTGTGGGCACCACGGCATAAACTTGCTGTCGAGGACGCGGTCCAAACAGAATGCGCCGGCGGCGTTGCTTCTTGGTTTCTAGTTCAAATTCGTTCATGCAATCAACTTATCGCTAACAAGACCGCCTAGCCACGGTCATTGTGAAAAACTCAATAGCACCGTCGAGCCCGCCTTGATCTTGTCCCCCTTTTGAACTCTCAACTCCAACCCAGGCTCGTCGGGCACAAGCAGTTCTGTCCGCGAACCCAGTTTAATCATGCCGAATTGTTGACCAGCTTCCAGCCGGTCATCGGGCTTAACCCAGCACACGATGCGCCGAGCAATGGCTCCCGTAATTTGCCGAACAATCATGGGGCGACAACCATCCCGCGACTCCAACATCAGTGCCACTTGTTCATTCTCGCGCGCCGATTCTGGGCGGAGAGCGTTAAGGTATTTGCCGGGCTGGTATTTCAATCCCACCACGCGGCAAGCCACAGGTGCACGATTGATATGCACATTGAAAATCGACAGGAAGATGCCGACTTTGACCGCCGGCCCACCAATGTACTCATCATAGTCTAAACGCTCGACGTCGGAGATCGTTCCGTCGGCGGGGGCGACAACGAGATGGGGAGCCTGGGGAATTTGGCGATTGGGATTGCGGAAAAACCAGACAATCAGCCCGGCAATCGCCGCCGAAGTTAATGTTACGAGCCAAGCCAACAGTGCCCAACCACCAGTCGCATTGACTGACCACAACAGGCTTAACAAGGTCAGCGACGAAAATCCGCCACCCAAAACCAACAACTCTGCCAGACCATCGCGGGCGAAAGGCAGTCGATCGCGCCAGGCAAAAGGATCATCTTCCGGCTTCCAGTAATAACCACCTTGATTGCGGTAGAACTTGGTATCGCGCGGATCGAGCACTGGATGCGGACAGACGTTGTATTGTCCCTGACGGCTGTGAGCCATTCGACGAACGTAGTCAGCGCGAAAGTTGGTGAGCCACCATCGACGCAACCTACCCCACCGCTGCTCCCAATGGATGATGATGCCGCCGCCGGGCTGAATATCTGTGATCTGCGGATCCATCGGCCAAGCCGGACGAGATTGGTAGCGCTGGTTTGACGCTAGTGACGGGGCGAGTTGATCGTGAGGCGACATGATTTTAATGACTGGTGTAATGCGGAAGTGTGACTGGCGGTTGCCGACTGCTACTGGCAGTGAACCCATTGACCCGACTGCGCGGACTGTTGCAGGCACTGGCAAATATGAATGGCATCGCGAGCATGCTGGACGCTCAGTCGCGGCTGGATCTGGCCCGATTTGATAGATGCAGCCATGTCTTCGATTTCAGCGCAAAAGCCTGAGACATCATCGCCACCGGGTAGTTCTGGATGTACCGCCGTGCCGTCCTGATGCAACACCGATAGCGGCAGGACTTCAACGCCGTGTGGCTGCACAGACAGTTCAAACTGCATTACCGCTTGTTGGCAATGCAATTCAAATCCATGGCAGAACGGGCGCGCTTGTTGATCGGTCACTCCACACGATGTAGCCACAAACACTCCCGGTTCGTCGAACTCCATCAGTGTATGACAGAATTTGACCAGCCCATTATGCATAGTCGCCGAGCAGACCACGCGGCGCGGCATGCCAAACAGCAGACAGATAAAGTGTGCGTCGTGAACATGCAAGTCGATCAGCGGCCCACCGACAGTGTCGGGATTATAAAAATCGGGAATCCAATCCGGCGGTGAGATGACGCGCTTCAAGTGGGCGCGCAGTGGACGACCATAGGTGCCTTGCTGAACCGCCTGATAGGCATACTGAAACTGGCCCATGTACGGCAAAACTTGAGCAACCAGCACGTGGCGCCCATACTTGTGCGCTGTCGCGAGAATCTGATCGCACTGATGCGTGTTCAAGCCCAGTGGCTTTTCGCAGAACACATGTTTACCTGCCTCTAGCGCGCGGCATGCGGCGGTGACATGCAGACTGGGAGGTAAACAGATATCGACGACATCGATATCTGGATCGCGCAGAATTTCGTCCAGCGTCTGATACACCTTCAACTGCGAAACATCAATCTGTTGGCCGGGTGGGCCAAAATTGCCTCGGATGCCACTCCAATCACCACTGCGTTTTTTGGCATCCCGTGAACAGAAGGCAGCCAACCGGGCACCGCTACTTCGCTGGTAGGCCAAGTAGTGCATCCATCCCATAAAGCCGACACCGACAATGGCTGATTTCAACATTGTGGAAACAATTCCCCAAAAGTGAACCGATGTAAAACATGAATTGTTTTATGAGTGGCTTTCAGCCAACTACCGTCCAGTGGGCTGCTGATCATCTACGCCTGGACACACTAGGCCTGCGGACACAATTCCAGGACAGCCGTCAATTCCAGATGTCCGTCGTAGATGGCTCGCCCCACGATGGCCGCGTGTGTTTGCATCTGGACCAGCCGTGAGATATCTTCCAGCGAACTAACGCCGCCCGAGCACACCACGGGGATGCTAGTCGCCTGTTGCATGATTTGCAGTTGCTGAAAATTCGGTCCCAACAACATGCCGTCGCGAGCGATATCGGTATAGACGATGGCGGCTATCTGCTGGGTCATGCCAGCGATATCGCGCGCCAAATCAACCGCGGAGACAGTCGATGTCTCCAACCAGCCGTCAGTGGCCACTAGCCCCTGGCGGGCATCGATTCCCAACACGAGTTGCTCAGGGTACTTGTCTGCCATCTCGGCAAACCAGTGCGGCTCGCGCAGCGCACGCGTACCGACGATGACTCGCCGAACCCCCAAGTCCAGCAGGCGAACAATGGCCGCTTCATCGCGGACTCCACCGCCGACCTGACAGATCAGACCGGTTTGAGTCACAATGTCGTGAATGACCTGACTGTTCACCAGGCTGCCGTCGCGGGCACCGTCCAGGTCGACCAAGTGCAGGTAGCGACTTCCAGCCGCCTGCCACCGTCGAGCCATAATGGTCGGATCATCGGCAAACACCGTTTCGCGATTGTAGTCGCCTTGTTGCAAGCGGACGCACTTGCCGCCCAACAGGTCGATGGCTGGCCAAATTTGCATGGGTCTGGACTGCGGTGAAAACTAGCGGTTTTTGCTGAGACAAATCACAATAGTGTCATTTTGTGAGCGGCGGTTATTGTAGACTCTCGGGCACCGACCTCCAAATCCAAATCAACTTCTGTGGACTTTGCAAACGAATGCCTTACGCACGGTTCCTTTTGCAGGATTTAAGTCACTTTCACGGCAGCGGGCCCAGGCACTGCGGCCCAACCATTTTAGAGACGGTTGTCCAAATGGCCTTTGATTCTGGCCTGTTTCCAATAAACTAGCGGACCTCACAGGGTCGCACCGGCCCAAATTCGGCGAATTTTACGGTTGTCTGTCGTTTCAAAATGATAAACCAACTCTTGCGCTACACGCGCGTGGTCTCCATTGTCGGGGACATTCTGACGGTTCGAGCCTCCGATGTCGGGCTCGGCGATCTGGCGATGGTGGAAAATCGCGACGGCCAGCAGTCGTTGGCACAAGTTGTCGAGCTGCAAAAGGAAGAGGTGTCGTTGCAAGTCTTTACTGGCGGCAAGGGACTTTCCAGCGAGTCCAAAGTAACCTTTCTGGGCCGATCGGTCGAAGTTCCACTTTCAGACAATATTATGGGGCGGATATTCGACGGCGTGGGGCGCGTGATCGATGGTGGTCCCAGGCTAGAAGACGAGCCCAAGGTCGAAGTCGGCGGCCCGTCGGTCAATCCAACTCTGCGAATAGTGCCTAAGAAATTCATCGAGACCAAAGTTCCGATGATCGATGTCTTCAACTGCCTGGTCGAAAGCCAGAAGATTCCGATCTTTTCGATCGCTGGCGAGCCCTACAACAAGCTGTTGGCGCGGATCGCAATTCAAGCCGACGCCGAGATCATCGTCTTTTGCGGGCTGGGTTTGATTTTCGACGACTACCACTTCTTCCGTAACACCTTTGAAAACGAAGGTGCGTTTGCCAAGACGGTCATGTTCGTCAATCAAGCGTCCGACCCCATCGTTGAACGCTTGCTGGCGCCGGACCTGGCGCTGAAGGTTGCCGAGCGATTCGCAGTCGAACAGAATCGGCGAGTGTTGGTACTGATGACCGACATGACCGCCTATGCCGACGCGCTCAAGGAAATTGGCGTGGCGATGGAGCGTGTGCCATCGAACCGTGGCTACATGGGCGATCTTTATAGCCAGTTGGCTATCCGCTATGAGCGCGCCTGCGATTACAAAGGCGCTGGATCGGTCACGATCATCACGGTAACGACCATGCCCGGCAACGATGTCACCCATCCTGTGCCCGACAATACCGGCTATATCACGGAAGGCCAGTTTTACTTGCATGGAGGCGTGATCGACCCGTTCGGCTCGTTATCGCGATTGAAGCAACAAGTCATCGGCTCGGTTACGCGCGAAGATCACTCGCAAGTCATGAACACCATGATTCGTTTCTACTCGGGTGCCAAGGACGCCGAGAAAAAGCAGCAAATGGCGTTTGATCTGTCGCCGCTGGATCACAAGTTGCTGAAGTTTGGCGAGCTGTTCAAATCACGATTTATGGACATCTCGGTGGCCCTGCCGCTGAACGACGCGCTAGACTTGTGCTGGCAGACAATGGCTGAATGTTTCGATCCACCTGAACTGTTGATGAAGGATCAGTTGATCGACAAGTATTTCCCCAAGAAGCTAGCGGCAGCAAACTGACCCCGAAGGTGAATCTCCTGCCATGGCCCTGGCGCTCAACAAAACCACGCTAAAACAACAGCGTGACCAACTGAAAACCTACAAGAAGTTTCTACCGTCGCTGGACCTCAAGCGGCAGCAGTTGTTGGCTGCGCTGAAAGTAGCCCGCGCCGAATTGGAACAGACCAACAGTGCCTACCATGAATTGGAGGCCAAGGTCGCGGAGTTCTATCCGCTCTTGGGTAGTTCGACCGTTCGCACACGCAATCTAGCCAGCCTGATTCGCGTGCGTTCGGTCGATTTGGGCAGCGAGAATCTGGTTGGTACGCAGTTGCCTGTTGCCCGCGAAGTTGGTTTCGACGCTGCCGAGTATTCTCGAATGGTCATGCCGTTTTGGGTCGACATGTTGATCGAAAATTTGCGGCGTATGGCCGAGCTGAATGTGCTGCGTCAGGTTCGCTCAGAACGCATCAAGCGACTGGACTATGCGGCTCGCAAAATTACGCAACGTGTCAACCTATTTGAAAAAGTACTGATCCCCAAGGCCCAGCAGAACATTCGTAAAGTCGTCATCTTCCTATCCGACCAAGAGCGCGCCGCCGTGGTTCGTTCGAAGATCGCCAAGAAGAAGAGCCTGGAAAAGCAGCACTAAGTAGAATTCCCGAGAACTCGCCCAATGGCCATCGTCAAATTAAAAAAGGTTACCCTGTATGGCATGTCTAGCCAGCGCGACAGCGTGCTAGATGGCTTACAACAGATGGGGTGTCTGCATTTGATCGACTTGCCGGGCCACGGCGGCAAGCCCTTGGATAGCGCCGAACGTCAACAGGTTCATGAAGCGATTGGCTATCTGCAAAGCTGCGCGATTCAGAATTCCAATCAACTCACCGAATATCCACACCATCAGAATTGTCTGGCCGTAGCCCGCGATGCGCTGGAGAATCAACAACGTCGCGATGCTCTGGACGACGAGCGCGAGCAGTTGTTACGGGCCATCGAGTTGGTCGAGCCGTGGGGCGAATTCCGCTTGCCGGACTTAAGCCAAACACACGATCTGCGACTGTGGTTCTATGCCCTCCCGCGTCGCCAGTTGAATGTATTGGACAGTCTAAATCTGCCTTGGCAACGCATTAGTGAAGATCAGCAATTCATATACGTGGTGGTGGTCAGTCCGAGCGAACCGTCGCTGCCCTTGAGCCGCGTTTCGCTGGATTCGCGACCGCTGTCGGAACTGCGCGAGCGTCTGGCCGCAGTCGACGAGGAGTTGGAGAAGCTGCAATGGGACCGAGCTGCACTGACGCGCAGTTTAAGCTTGCTGCAACGCGACTTGGCCGCGACCGATAACCAAATTGCCCACGCCGAGGCCGTGCTGCGTGTGGCTCAGGACGATCACGTTTTCGCGTTGCAAGGTTGGGCACCTCAAACGGCTTTGGAGGCCCTGCGCGATTACGCTCGTCGCAACCATCTGGCGCTCACGGAAGCCGCGCCCGGTCCCGACGAACAACCGCCGACACTGCTGAAGAATCCGGCGGTCGTCGCTGGTGCCGAAGGTGCGGTGACCTTCTACATGACTCCTGCATACCAAGCCTGGGATCCTACGTGGATCATGTACGGGTCGTTCACCTTGTTCTTTGCCATGATCATGTCGGATGCGGCTTATGGAGCCATTTTGGCGCTGGGTTTGGCATTTGTCTGGCCACGCCTGAGTGGCACGAAACAACTGCGCCACACCCGGCTATTGCTGCTGTCTTTGGTGGTTGCTTCCATTGTCTATGGTGTCGCGGCGGGCAGTTATTTCGGGGCGACTCCCGCTGCATTGGAGCGGTTTCAACTGAAGCTAGACGGACAGCCACTGGCCGGAAACAAGACAGCCATGATGTTGATCGCTTTGGGCATCGGCATCGCTCACCTGGGATTAGCAAACATCATTACCTTCATCCGAGGAGTAGGAACGTCACAGGCGCTGTGCCCCCTGGGTTGGGCGGTGGCGCTGATCGGTGGTTATTGTATGGGAGTCTTCAGTCAACCTGACAATCCCGGCGCGATATGGACCGGACAACTCCTGGGCCGCACTCCGGAGAGCTTTCAGCCGCTAGTCAAGCAACTCGGAATGTACGGACTGATTGGCGGTATGGGATTGGTGTTTTTGTTTAGTAGCTCGCGGCCGTTTTTCTCTGCCCGCCCGGCCGATTGGCTGTGGCGCGTGCTGGATGGGTTTATGGGGTTGACCAAGATTTCACAGGCGTTCGGCGACACCCTGAGCTATTTGCGACTGTTTGCGCTGGGCCTGGCCAGCGCGCAGTTGGCGGTGACGTTTAACGACTTGGCCATCGGCGTAAAAAACATGCCTGGGCTGGGTATCTTGTTGGCCGGATTGATTTTGATTATTGGACATGCAGTGAACATCGTGTTGGGAATTATGAGCGGCGTAGTCCATGGGCTGCGCTTGAACTGTATCGAGTTTTTCAATTGGAGCCTGACGGAAGAGGGCTATCCGTTCAAGCCATTTAACAAGAAGGTAGGTTAATTCATGGATCAGTTACTGGTATTGCTAGGTTGGATTGGAATGTTCGCTCCCACAGCGCTGGGCGCAGTGGGCAGCATTATAGGCTGTGCGCGAGCCGGACAGGCGGCCTGCGGGGCAATGCTGGATGTCGAAGGCGGGTATGGTCGATTGGTGGGCCTGTCGGCGCTGCCTTCCTCGCAGATGATTTACGGCATCGTGGTCATGTTTTCTTTGCAACGCCAGGTCACCGCTGAAAACGGAGCTGGTCTGTTCGGCATTGGCGTGCTGTGTGGAATGGCCCTGATGTTCAGCGCGATGTTTCAAGGATCGTGCTGTTCATCAGCCATCAACGTTTCCAAACATAAGCCAGAAATCTTCGGTCTGTCGGTGGCTCCTGCGGCCATCGTCGAAGGCTTTGCCGTGTTCGCTTTTATCTTTGCCCTAGTGCTCGCCGGTGGCATTCCCGGCGCTACCGAATAATTTTGAGGAGCTGAATTAAGTCATGGCAACCACCACCAAGAGCAACCTGCAAGCCAGCGGTGTTCAAGAGCTGATCAACCGCCTGCGTGACGAGGGCGTGGCTTCTGGACAAACCGAAGCTGAACGCCTGTTGTCCGAGGCGCGCGTCCAGTCGATGGAGCTGCTGGATCAGGCCAAGGCGGAGGCCGAGAGCATTCTGGCCAAAGCCCGCGCCGAAGCCGATTCAATCGTCACCAGTGGCCAACAGGCACTGAAACTGGCTAGTCGCGACGTCATATTGCGTCTGCGCGAAGCCTGCAACGACGAGTTTCGCGATCGCATCAAGCGGCTAGTCAAACACAAACTGACCGATAAGCAACTGCTGGAAAAGGTCATCCTGGAAATCGCCGCTAAGTCGCGTCCCGAAGCTGGCAAGCAAGTCAATTTATTGTTGTCTCCGGCCAACGTGTCGGCCGCAGAACTGTCGGCTGAAGTAGCCAAGCCCAAGCCAGGTTCGCTGGCCGAGTTTGTTCTGGGACTTTCCGCAGATGTGCTCCGCGAAGGATTGAGTTTTGACGTTTCGTCTGACCCCAGTCCCGGCGTACGCATTCAAATCGCCAATGACGACGTACAGCTGGATTTGACGGATGAAACCATCACCACGCTGCTGATGCAGTATCTGGTGCCGCGCTATCGTGAATTGCTCAATTAAGGTCACTCGATCGTGTCCAGCCGAGCCTACTACACGCTGATTGCCAGCTTGCCGCCACTGCCGCCCTACTTTGATGTGGAGCGGGCACCGATCTCGCGCGCTCGATTGTGGGAGCGACTAAAGATGCTGGCCGAAGATGATGCCGCTGTCGTTCAGCAGTGGGTCGACTTCGTCGTCTGGGATCAACAGTCGCTGGACTGTACCGACGAAGAGTTTGCCGCCCGGTTTGCGCAGATCATGGACGCGATCTCCAATCCAACCTTGCGACGGATGCTCGATATTCGCATGGACATTCGCACGTTGGTAGCCGCATTGCGCCACCGTCGCGCCGGATTGCCCGCCCCTCTGGGCGTGGGGGCTTCCCTTGAACACATACGCCGCAATTTCCATCATCCCGAATTCCAGTTGCAGGGCCGCTTTGACTGGATCGGACGCTTTGATGCGCTGCTTGAAGCCGGCGATGCAATGGGCGCTCAGCGACTATTGTTCGAGACCAACTATCGCATTTGGACTCGCATGAGCCAGAATTACACATTTTCGTTCGAGGCCGTGTTGCTGTACCTTGCTCGATGGGAAATCATCGATCGGTGGACTAGCAGCGATGCACAGGCTGGCCAAGAACGCTTTACATCTATGCTAACGGAGACTCTCGGTGAGTACGCTCATCTCTTCCAATAATACCAGCACGCGCGCCAACGTTATCGGCGTCAATGGCAACATTGTGACCATTGAAACCGATGGTGGGCCAATTATGAAAAATGAAGTGGCCTATGTGATTGTAGGCCAGGAGCGGCTGAAGTCCGAAGTGCTGCGGATCTACGGCCGCATCGCCGACTTGCAGGTTTTTGAAGAAACCCACGGCGTGCGCTGCGGAGATCAGGTTGAATTGACCGGTCAACTACTGTCGGTCAACTTGGGACCAGGCATGTTGGGCGTGATTTTTGACGGACTGCAGAATCCGCTGACTACATTGGCCCAGCGCGATGGATTCTTTCTTAGACGCGGCCAGGATGTCTATCCGCTGGACCGCGAGAGACGCTGGGATTTCAAACCGACGGTCAAGGCCGGTGATCGAGTTCGCGCCGGACAAGTCTTGGGCTCCGTGCAGGAACTGAATATTACTCACAAGATCATGGCTCCCTTTGACCTGGTGGGATCGGTCGAGATTTTGGAGGTCGCTTCCGGACCGATGACGGTCGAGCAGCAGGTGGTGATCGCCCGCGATGCTGCTGGCCGCGAACACTCTTGGACCATGGTGCAGACCTGGCCGGTCCGCCGCGCTGTGCCGGCAACGATGCTCAAGGATCGCACCGCCAAGCGACTGTTTCCCAACCAGCCGTTGACAACCACTATGCGGATCATCGACACCTTTTTCCCGATCGCCCGTGGTGGTACCGCCTGCATTCCCGGTCCCTTTGGCGCGGGCAAGACCGTCACACAGGGGTTGTTGGCTCGCTATTCAACGGTGGATGTAGTAGTGGTGGTAGCTTGCGGCGAGCGGGCGGGGGAAGTGGTGGAGACCATTCACGAATTCGGCATTATGGACGATCCGCGTACCGGCGGCAAACTGATGGATCGGACCATCGTGATCTGCAATACGTCGTCCATGCCCGTCGCTGCCCGCGAAGCCTCGATTTACACTGGGATCGCCATCGGCGAGTACTATCGTCAAATGGGATTAGATGTTTTGCTGTTGGCCGATTCGACGTCGCGCTGGGCACAGGCGATGCGCGAAACATCCGGACGCCTGGAAGAAATTCCCGGCGAAGAGGCATTTCCGGCGTACCTGGATTCAAGCATCAAGAGTGTTTACGAACGGGCCGGTGTGCTGCAGATGCCCGATGGCTCGACCGGCAGCCTGACACTGATTGGCAGCGTGTCCCCGGCTGGCGGAAATTTCGAGGAACCCGTCACACAATCGACGCTGGCCACCGTCAAATGCTTTTTAGGACTATCCTATGATCGGGCCTACAAGCGCTTTTATCCCGCTATCGACCCGTTGATTTCTTGGTCACGTTATCGCGAGCAATTGCAGTCTCACTTCGACAAACATATCGACCCAAATTGGACTGAGTCCGTAACGCAACTGCACAATCTGCTCCGCGAGGGCAACGACATTTTGCAGATGATGCAAGTCACCGGCGAGGAGGGCATTACCACCGAAGACTACGTGACCTATCAAAAAGCCCTGTTCCTGGACATGGTCTTCTTGCAGCAGGACGCATTTGACAAAGTCGACGTTACCGTTTCGCCCGCGCGGCAAAAAGAGATGTTTTTGCTGTGCAAGCGATTGATAGATCGGCACTACCAATTCCGCGACAAGCCGCAGGTATTGGACTTCTTCACCAAGCTCACTGGCCTCTTCAAAAACCTGAACTATTCGGCCAGCGACTCCGCCGATTATCGCAAATACCACAGCCAAATTGAAGAACTCGAACGCACCTACGTCGGCGGCCTACAGCCGGCGTGACGCTAACCAATATCCGGAGAAGATTTGACCGTTAGCATCAGTGGTGCTGACAGTTATACGTACTTCCGATACTGATGGTGGGTTGATGTCTGGCTTTAGTTTGAAAGACCATCTGTTTAATCGTTCGAAGGTCGAGTACCTGGCGGGCTTGTTTTGTTCGGCCGATTCTGCGTTTCCTTACCGGCGGTTCGTTGGTGGCGTCATGCGTCAGTTGCCTGAGCGGGAACTGAAACAGCGCATCGTGCTGATCGCAGAGAATCTAGAATCATGCTTGCCCACGAACTTCCGCCGGGCTGCAGCCATGATCGTTGCCGCCTTGCCACCTCCGCTGGATGAGCACCAGACGGATGATGACTTTGGGGATTTTATATTGGCACCGCTGGGCGAATTCGTTGTTCGCAACGGATTAGAGGCCCAACATTTCATGCTGTCGCTGGAGACCCTCAAGCACATCACCAAAAGGTTTTCGATGGAAGATGCTATGCGCTCCTTTCTACGCCAGTTTCCGGACGAAACATTGCTAGAACTGAAGCGCTGGACAGATGATGGCAACTATCACGTTCGCAGATTGGTTAGCGAGTCTACTCGGCCTTCGTTGCCCTGGTCCGGCAAAATTGGGTTGCCGGTCGAAGCGACCCTGCCGCTGCTGAACAAACTTCATGCTGACCGGACGCGCTATGTGACGCGTAGCGTGGCTAATCACCTGAACGACATTGCCAAGACGCACCCCGAATTGGTCGTGGAAACGCTGGCACATTGGCGGTCGCTGGCCAAGCAAGATCAAGCTGAATTGTCGTGGATGATGCGGCACGCGCTGCGAACACTAATCAAGCGCGGTCACCCCGGTTCACTCAAACTGTTGGGTTACAACCCCCAGCCGAAAGTTGACGTCAGCCACATCCGTCTGAAACAATCAATACTCCTTCCTGGACAGACGCTGGAGTTTTCTGTCAAACTCACGGCGCGACGGCCAGAGTCACTTGTGGTGGATTATTCAATCGACTTTCCAAAAGCCAACGGCAAGCGAACCACCAAGGTATTTAAAGCCGCCAAGTTGACGCTGCGCACCGGTGAATCACTGACGGTTATCAAGCGTCACAAATTGCTGGCCAAGGCGACTACTTTTCGTCTCTATCCCGGCCTGTACAAACTAACGATTCAAGTCAACGGCCAACCCAGTCAGGCGGTCCAGTTCAGCGTACAGTAATCAAGTTCGATGCATGGATTCAAAATTCTAGATCGAATCCAATCACAACTTGCCACGGGGCAATAATCTCACCTGATGCCGTATTGAGTTTCAATGACCATTGGTGATGATAAACCGCCAGGAGGAACTCAGGCAAGCGATTGGCGACTACGGCTAAGAGCACATGCGGCGTTTTGTCTGATTGCCTGCAAGGCCAATTCGGCTGTGTCGAATCAGAAATCAGATAGACAATGAGCGTTCCACCGCAGGTGGCTAAAAATTCCAACAGCGGGACAATTTATGAGCGATTCAAATTTAGCCGCAGAGCCGATGGCTAAAGAAGAATGCCAAACTTGCAAACGTCATCGCGAGAACTTCCAAGCAATCGGCTTGGGGGTTTTTGTCGTGTCT comes from the Pirellulaceae bacterium genome and includes:
- a CDS encoding CDP-alcohol phosphatidyltransferase family protein, with the translated sequence MNEFELETKKQRRRRILFGPRPRQQVYAVVPTLLTLGNAVCGFGAITFAAMVGPEDISGELLASTAGVTRSAGELLFVSAGLIFMAMVFDALDGSVARLTKQTSDFGAHLDSLCDVVSFGVAPAFLMLRLMHPDHRLIDSIARLPIEYPPRLLWSIAVMFMTCAILRLARFNNETDETDSHAYFKGLPSPAAAGVIAAFPIGLQGLKHLTGPVVITGPAALAGTKQASSNFLSHLAVLLPLITVCVAILMISRIRYPHIINQFLRGRGNRAKLLKILLALLLVFVFREMALPVVFCYYAFAAPIRIGWLKVWTKLRPQPPESAAG
- the hisA gene encoding 1-(5-phosphoribosyl)-5-[(5-phosphoribosylamino)methylideneamino]imidazole-4-carboxamide isomerase: MQIWPAIDLLGGKCVRLQQGDYNRETVFADDPTIMARRWQAAGSRYLHLVDLDGARDGSLVNSQVIHDIVTQTGLICQVGGGVRDEAAIVRLLDLGVRRVIVGTRALREPHWFAEMADKYPEQLVLGIDARQGLVATDGWLETSTVSAVDLARDIAGMTQQIAAIVYTDIARDGMLLGPNFQQLQIMQQATSIPVVCSGGVSSLEDISRLVQMQTHAAIVGRAIYDGHLELTAVLELCPQA
- a CDS encoding V-type ATP synthase subunit B: MINQLLRYTRVVSIVGDILTVRASDVGLGDLAMVENRDGQQSLAQVVELQKEEVSLQVFTGGKGLSSESKVTFLGRSVEVPLSDNIMGRIFDGVGRVIDGGPRLEDEPKVEVGGPSVNPTLRIVPKKFIETKVPMIDVFNCLVESQKIPIFSIAGEPYNKLLARIAIQADAEIIVFCGLGLIFDDYHFFRNTFENEGAFAKTVMFVNQASDPIVERLLAPDLALKVAERFAVEQNRRVLVLMTDMTAYADALKEIGVAMERVPSNRGYMGDLYSQLAIRYERACDYKGAGSVTIITVTTMPGNDVTHPVPDNTGYITEGQFYLHGGVIDPFGSLSRLKQQVIGSVTREDHSQVMNTMIRFYSGAKDAEKKQQMAFDLSPLDHKLLKFGELFKSRFMDISVALPLNDALDLCWQTMAECFDPPELLMKDQLIDKYFPKKLAAAN
- a CDS encoding Gfo/Idh/MocA family oxidoreductase; this encodes MLKSAIVGVGFMGWMHYLAYQRSSGARLAAFCSRDAKKRSGDWSGIRGNFGPPGQQIDVSQLKVYQTLDEILRDPDIDVVDICLPPSLHVTAACRALEAGKHVFCEKPLGLNTHQCDQILATAHKYGRHVLVAQVLPYMGQFQYAYQAVQQGTYGRPLRAHLKRVISPPDWIPDFYNPDTVGGPLIDLHVHDAHFICLLFGMPRRVVCSATMHNGLVKFCHTLMEFDEPGVFVATSCGVTDQQARPFCHGFELHCQQAVMQFELSVQPHGVEVLPLSVLHQDGTAVHPELPGGDDVSGFCAEIEDMAASIKSGQIQPRLSVQHARDAIHICQCLQQSAQSGQWVHCQ
- a CDS encoding phosphatidylserine decarboxylase family protein; protein product: MSPHDQLAPSLASNQRYQSRPAWPMDPQITDIQPGGGIIIHWEQRWGRLRRWWLTNFRADYVRRMAHSRQGQYNVCPHPVLDPRDTKFYRNQGGYYWKPEDDPFAWRDRLPFARDGLAELLVLGGGFSSLTLLSLLWSVNATGGWALLAWLVTLTSAAIAGLIVWFFRNPNRQIPQAPHLVVAPADGTISDVERLDYDEYIGGPAVKVGIFLSIFNVHINRAPVACRVVGLKYQPGKYLNALRPESARENEQVALMLESRDGCRPMIVRQITGAIARRIVCWVKPDDRLEAGQQFGMIKLGSRTELLVPDEPGLELRVQKGDKIKAGSTVLLSFSQ
- a CDS encoding V-type ATP synthase subunit D, which produces MALALNKTTLKQQRDQLKTYKKFLPSLDLKRQQLLAALKVARAELEQTNSAYHELEAKVAEFYPLLGSSTVRTRNLASLIRVRSVDLGSENLVGTQLPVAREVGFDAAEYSRMVMPFWVDMLIENLRRMAELNVLRQVRSERIKRLDYAARKITQRVNLFEKVLIPKAQQNIRKVVIFLSDQERAAVVRSKIAKKKSLEKQH